The genomic interval TTCTAAAGTTGGAGTAGCTTGAGCCGGAGTAAACAGATAAAGAAACTGAAAAACAACAGCTAATGAGAGAATTTTAAAGGTTTTGAACATAGATTTAAGATTGGTCTTTATATGCTATGTTAATTGATAGTCAAAAAAAATAAGGCTTTTTCGAGGAAAAAAGATGTTAAATACTTATTTAGTGGCAGCAGCTACCAGCGTACCTACTACCGTAACTTGGAGCATCAAAGTAGCTATAGTCATGACGATTTGTAATATTATAGCGATCGCCATTGGTAAATACGGGATTCAACAACCCAACTCAGGACCGGGATTACCAGCACCTGCATTTTTTGGGGATATGAGTTTAGGAGCTTTATTAGGTACAATGAGCTTTGGTCATGTACTTGGAGCAGGAGTTATCCTGGGATTAGCTAATTTAGGTGCATTATAAAAACAGCAATTGAGCGCAAGAGTCATTCTTCTTGCGCAAATATTATTAAATCAAGACAAAAGAGTCAACCACAGAGACAAGAGAACCTCTAAAATAATTGAGATTAGAAAGAAGATCAGGAAAAATAAATAAATTATGCCTCGTCGTAATGACTTAAAGAAAATATTACTATTAGGATCAGGACCAATCGTAATTGGACAAGCTTGTGAGTTTGACTATTCAGGAACACAAGCTTGTAAAGCACTTAGAGAAGAAGGATACGAAGTAATTCTGGTAAATTCTAATCCCGCTTCGATTATGACAGATCCAGAAATGGCGAATAAAACCTACATAGAACCATTAATACCAGAAATAGTAGAGAAAATCATCGCCAAAGAAAGACCAGACGCCTTGTTACCCACAATGGGAGGACAAACAGCCCTCAATTTAGCGGTGAACTTGTCTAAAAGTGGAGCATTAGAAAAATACGGAGTAGAATTAATCGGGGCAAAATTACCAGCGATCGAAAAAGCAGAAGACAGACTGTTATTTAAAGAAGCAATGGCAAAAATAGGAGTACCAGTATGTCCTTCAGGAATAGCTAATAATCTAGCCGAAGCCAAAGCGATCGCCAGAGAAATAGGCTCATATCCTCTAATTATACGTCCTGCATTTACTCTAGGAGGAACAGGAGGAGGAATAGCCTATAACCAAGAAGAATATGAGGAAATGGCTCAATATGGCATAGATGCTTCACCATTATCCCAAATATTAGTAGAAAAATCCCTCTTAGGTTGGAAAGAATACGAGTTAGAAGTAATGCGAGATTTGGCGGATAATGTGGTCATTATCTGTTCCATTGAGAATATTGACCCAATGGGGGTACATACAGGAGATTCAATTACAGTAGCACCAGCACAAACCCTAACCGATAAAGAATATCAACGTCTGCGAGATGCTTCTTTAAAAATTATCCGAGAAATAGGGGTAGAAACGGGAGGATCAAATATTCAATTTGCCATTAATCCAGTTAATGGAGATATGATTGTAATTGAAATGAATCCAAGAGTATCTCGCTCATCAGCCCTAGCCTCAAAAGCTACAGGTTTTCCTATAGCCAAATTCGCCGCCAAATTAGCTGTAGGTTATACCCTAGATGAGATATCTAATGATATTACCAAGAAAACCCCCGCTTCTTTTGAACCAACTATAGATTATGTAGTCACCAAAATACCTCGTTTTGCTTTTGAAAAATTCCCTGGATCTGAACCAATTTTAACAACACAAATGAAATCTGTAGGGGAAGCGATGGCGATCGGCAGAACCTTTACAGAATCCTTTCAGAAGGCGTTAAGATCATTAGAAATAGGACGTTATGGTTTTGGGTGCGATCGCGAAGAAATGCTACCTAGCGTAACCCAAATTCGCTCAAAATTACGCATACCTAACCCAGAAAGAATCTTTACCGTTCATCAAGCCTTACAATTGGGGATGAGTGTAGAAGAGATATATCAATTAACGGGAATAGATATCTGGTTTTTAGATAAAATGGAGGAACTATTAGATACAGAAAAATTCCTCAAACGCACACCCCTAAGAGAAATTAACGCAGCAACACTACAGATAGTCAAACAACAAGGATTCAGCGATCGCCAAATCGCCTTTGCCACCAAAACCACAGAAGATCAGGTACGCTCGTATCGTAAACAACTAGGAATCATCCCAGTCTATAAGGTAGTAGATACCTGTGCTGCAGAATTTGAAGCCTTTACCCCCTATTATTACTCCACCTACGAAACAGGAGAATCAGAAGTACTCCCTTCAGATAAACCCAAAGTGATGATCCTTGGCGGTGGACCTAATCGTATTGGACAAGGGATAGAATTTGACTATTGTTGTTGTCACGCTGCGTTTTCCTTGAGTGATGCGGGTTTTGAAACCATCATGGTTAACTCTAATCCTGAGACGGTTTCCACAGATTACGATACGAGCGATCGCCTTTATTTTGAACCCCTTACCAAAGAAGATGTACTCAATATTATTGAAACGGAAAACCCCGAAGGTATAATTATTCAATTCGGTGGTCAAACCCCCTTAAAACTAGCCTTACCTCTACAACAGTACTTACAAAGTCCTGATAGTGAAGTGAAGACCAAAATCTGGGGAACATCTCCCGATTCTATTGATATCGCCGAAGATAGAGAGCGTTTTGAGCAAATTCTGCGGGAATTAGATATTAAACAACCCCCCAATGGGATAGCTCGCAGTTATGAAGAAGCCCTATCGATAGCGGGTAGAATTGGTTATCCCGTGGTAGTGCGTCCTTCCTATGTACTCGGTGGGAGAGCGATGGAAATTGTTTATACCGACGAGCAATTAGATTACTATATGACAAACGCTGTACAAGTAGAGCCAGACCACCCAATTCTCATTGATAAATTCCTCAAAAATGCGATCGAGGTAGATGTTGACGCTTTAGCAGACGCTACGGGTAAAGTCGTTATCGGGGGAATTATGGAACACATCGAAGAAGCAGG from Gloeocapsa sp. DLM2.Bin57 carries:
- the psaK gene encoding photosystem I reaction center subunit PsaK, whose protein sequence is MLNTYLVAAATSVPTTVTWSIKVAIVMTICNIIAIAIGKYGIQQPNSGPGLPAPAFFGDMSLGALLGTMSFGHVLGAGVILGLANLGAL
- a CDS encoding carbamoyl-phosphate synthase large subunit, with product MPRRNDLKKILLLGSGPIVIGQACEFDYSGTQACKALREEGYEVILVNSNPASIMTDPEMANKTYIEPLIPEIVEKIIAKERPDALLPTMGGQTALNLAVNLSKSGALEKYGVELIGAKLPAIEKAEDRLLFKEAMAKIGVPVCPSGIANNLAEAKAIAREIGSYPLIIRPAFTLGGTGGGIAYNQEEYEEMAQYGIDASPLSQILVEKSLLGWKEYELEVMRDLADNVVIICSIENIDPMGVHTGDSITVAPAQTLTDKEYQRLRDASLKIIREIGVETGGSNIQFAINPVNGDMIVIEMNPRVSRSSALASKATGFPIAKFAAKLAVGYTLDEISNDITKKTPASFEPTIDYVVTKIPRFAFEKFPGSEPILTTQMKSVGEAMAIGRTFTESFQKALRSLEIGRYGFGCDREEMLPSVTQIRSKLRIPNPERIFTVHQALQLGMSVEEIYQLTGIDIWFLDKMEELLDTEKFLKRTPLREINAATLQIVKQQGFSDRQIAFATKTTEDQVRSYRKQLGIIPVYKVVDTCAAEFEAFTPYYYSTYETGESEVLPSDKPKVMILGGGPNRIGQGIEFDYCCCHAAFSLSDAGFETIMVNSNPETVSTDYDTSDRLYFEPLTKEDVLNIIETENPEGIIIQFGGQTPLKLALPLQQYLQSPDSEVKTKIWGTSPDSIDIAEDRERFEQILRELDIKQPPNGIARSYEEALSIAGRIGYPVVVRPSYVLGGRAMEIVYTDEQLDYYMTNAVQVEPDHPILIDKFLKNAIEVDVDALADATGKVVIGGIMEHIEEAGVHSGDSACSIPHTSLPDSVLATIREWTMKLAQTLEVIGLMNIQYAVQGEQVYILEANPRASRTVPYVSKATGVPLAKVAALVMSGKTLESLGITKETIPSHIAVKEAVLPFEKFSGTDTLLGPEMRSTGEVMGIDADFGKAFAKAELAAGVRLATEGTIFVSMNDRDKIAAVSVVKDLLDLGFKVVATSGTKRVLEENGIEGVELVLKLHEGRPHVIDLIKNEQIQFIINTPTGGESQADDRLIRRSALDYKLPIITTIAGAKATVEALRSLKSAPLEVKALQEFFS